One Streptomyces umbrinus genomic window, GTCCACTCCGGCACCGATGTCGTCCGTATGCCCGCCCGCGTCCACGGGGGGCAGCCTACTGATCACCGAGGAGCCCACAACTCCATAGAATCGCGCGATGGTGACGTTCGAGATCGACGATGTGACGCCCGCTCCAGAGCCGCTGCCCACCCGGCCTCTCGGCGAACTGGCCGTGGACGCGCTCGCGGTCGGCGGGGACCCGAGCACTCCGGTCATCGAGCCCAATGGTGTGCATCCGCTGCTCGGGGCGGTGGGGCGTGCGTTCGCCGATCATCGTCGGCTGGTGCTGACCCCGGACGCGGTATGGCTGACGATCGCGCAGGGCCTCGCCCAGCACATCCGTCTGCATGCCGAGGAGCTGCGGCCACGGCTGGTGCGTCACGCGGGCCGCAGGCGACTCACCGTGGCCGTCGACGGGCCGATGCCGCGCGACCCGAACTCCTGGCAGGACGCTGTGGAGTTGTTCCACAAACTGCTCGCGGCGGAGATCGACGGCACCGGCACGACCGCCGATCTGTTCGAGTGCGACTTCTCCACCAGTACCGATGTCGAGCGGGTCGCGGGACGCATCGTCATGCTCGACGCGTACGCGCCGTACTTCGCCTTGTGGATGACCTTCGTCTGCGGAATCCCGTCGATCACGTTGGCCGGCACGGTCGAGGACTGGCAGCGGATCCGCGCACGGCTGGACGCGGTCGCCGACCTGGGCATGGAGACGTGGTGCCGGTCGCTCGTCCCGATGGCCGACCAGTTCGTCCGTGCCGCGGCAGGCGACGTCGACACCGCGTTCTGGCGCCGCATCTACAGCCCGGTCGACGCCTACGGCGGCGAGGTCGTCACCGGGTGGATCGCACGGTTCTATCCGTATCTGACCCGCCGCGGTGCCGTCACGAGGCCGAATCCACTGCTGGAACTCCCCCTCGACGAACCGCGCGACCTGACCCTCGACGGCATGTTCTACACGGGCCCAGGGGTGCGCAGCGACGACGTGCCGGCCACCCTGTCACGGCTGGTCGTCCACATCAACGACCGGGTGGAAGGCGACAATCGAGTGGTCGCCCTGCACGCCGGACTCGTGGGTGTCGGCCAGGACGACGACGGATCGCTGCGGCCGGTGGCGGGCTGGCATCTCACCTCGGCTGCGGTCGAGATGGACGACGTGATCGACCGGATCGTGTGTGACCATGCCACCACCCCCGCGCAGTCTCCGGACGGGCTCTGGTTCGAGGGGTGCGCGGACGTGGTGGCGCTCTACAGCCGTGTCGGCTCCGCGACACTGTTCGACGGCGCCTGGCGACTGCGGCCCATCGCCGACCGCCGCACGATGTGGCGCGGTCATCGAGCGCACTCGATCGCCATCATCATCGACCTCGCGGACGGCCGGAGTCTCGGCGCGGTCGACGACTCCCGCACAGGGACGACCCATTGGGTCGTCTGCCGGATCGAGGAAGCACCGTCCGACGGCGAAGACACGAACCGCCCTCGTTTCCGGCTCGTCGACGAGCCGAACGAGGTCCGTGTGTACGGCACTTCGCTCCCTCTCCTCCTCGACGCGGCCCTGGACTCGGGCGGTGACATCGCGCACCTGGAGACCGGCCGGCTCGACGAACTGGACCGCGGCATCGTCTGACAGAGGCGATCGGATACCGGACTCGGGAACCGGCGAGCGGCGCGCCGCTGAGCGAGCCGCCCCGCCGAACCGCCGCTGTCAGGCGCTGTACTGGTGAGCCGGATACGTCAGGTACCCCGCGTCGCCGCCCTGGTAGTAGGTCGCCTCGTCGACGGGCGCGACGGGAACACCCGTGCGCAGGCGTTCCACCAGATCGGGGTTGGCGATGAAGGCGCGGCCGAAGCTGATGAGTTCCGCGCCCAGACCGAGCCAGTGGTCGGCCTCGGACCTGCCGGTCTGCTTGGGGCCCATGGGGACGACCGGGTTCATGACGAGTGTGCCCGGCCAGGCACGGCGGAGCGCCACCAGCACCTCTTCGTCCGCGGTCGCTTCGAGATGGACGTACGCCAACTCCAGCCGCGCCAACTCGCCGAGCAGGGCGGTGTAGAGCTCCGTGACCTCCGACTCCCGCACACCCCAGAAGGTCCCGCCCGGGGAGAGCCGGATGCCCGTGCGGGCCGCGCCGACCGCCTCGACGGTCTCGGACACCGCCTCGACGGCGAACCTGATCCGGTGGGCCACGGAGCCTCCGTACCGGTCCGTGCGCAGGTTGGCGTTGGACGAGAGGAACTGCGAGATCAGGTATCCGTTGGCTCCGTGCAGTTCCACTCCGTCGAATCCCGCGTCCACGGCCCGGCGTGCCGCGTCGGCGTAGGAGCGGGCGTGCTCCGGGACTTCCGAGGTCTCCAGCGCGCGGGGCACGGGGGCGGGCTGGGGGCCGGTCGGCGTGAAGACGTCGCCGACGGCGGGCACGGCCGACGGGCCGACGGGCCGCGTGCCCGTCGTGTCGGGATGCGAGACGCGCCCGCCGTGCATGACCTGGGCGAAGATCCGCCCTCCGTTGACGTGCACGGCGTCCGTCACCGGCTGCCACGAGGCCTGCTGCTCCTCGGTGTGCAGACCGGGCGTGCCCGGGTTGGACTGCCCGATCAGGCTCGGCTGGACCCCCTCGGTCACGATCAGCCCGGCGGTCGCACGCTGGGCGTAGTAGGTCGCCATCGACGGCGTCGCCAGGCCACCGGCAGCGGCCCTCACCCGCGTCATGGGGGCCATCACGACACGGTTGGGCAGCGTCAGTTCGCCGAGCTGATGGCTCTGGAACAGGCTCGTCACTTCAGGACTCCTTCGCGATCCGTCGGCCCGGGTCCCGGGCACAGCGGTTACGCTAAAACCTGACATTGACGTCAGAGGCAAGGCCTGTGTCGTAGGTAACAGCGCAGGTAACAGCCGGGAGCGGGGAGAACGACATGCGCATCGGAGAGCTCGCCGAACGGGCCGGCGTCAGCGTCCGGTCGCTGCGCTACTACGAGGAACAGGGCCTGCTCACCAGCACCCGCAGCGCCAGTGGCCAGCGGCACTACACGGACTACGAGGTCGAGCGCGTCACGTTCATCCAGCGGATGTACGCGGCAGGCCTGTCCAGCCGGACCATCACCGAACTGCTCCCCTGCGTCGACTCGCCCAGCGAGGAGAACTCGGACGCCGCCCTCGAACGCATGGGCCAGGAACGCGACCGGCTCACCGCACACATCGCGGAACTCGTTCAGACCCGTGACGCCCTGGACGGCCTGATGACCGCGGCCCGAGCACACCGCGAGCAGTTCCAGGCGGCCGCCTCCGCCTGACGCCGCCGCCCGCGCTCCGCCCGACGCGGTGACACGGGTCAAAGCGGGCCTCACCATGTACGTATGACGGACGAGACGATCGTGAACACGCATCAGGCCGAGGCCTGGAACGGCTACGAAGGCACCCACTGGGCGGATCACCAGACGCGCTACGACAATCTCAACGACGACGCCAACGCGCCTCTCCTGACCGCCGCCCGTATCAAGGACACGGACGCGGTCGTCGACGTCGGCTGCGGCAACGGACGTCTCACCCGCCTCGCGGCCGGCCGAGGAGCCCGAGCCCTCGGTGTCGACCTGTCCGTGCCGATGCTGGAGCGGGCCAGGGCGAGCGCAGCCGAGGAGAAGCTCGACAACGTCTCCTTCGTACAGGGCGACGCCCAGGTGTACCCCTTTCCCGAGGCGGGTTTCGACGTGGCGGTCAGCCGCTTCGGGGTGATGTTCTTCGCCGATCCGGTGGCCGCGTTCGCCAACATCGGACGGGCTCTGCGGCCGGGCGGACGCCTCGCCTTCGTCTGTCCGCAGGCCTTCAGCCGAATGGAACAGTCCGTCATCTTTGCCGCCGTCGCCGAGCATGTGCCCCTGCCCGACCTGTCCCAGGACACGAAGACAGGCCCCGCCTCCTTCGCCGACCCCGAACGCACCACGGGCGTTCTGCGCGACGCCGGCTTCGAGGACGCCGACGCCGAGGCGATCGAACGGACTCAGGTGTGGGGCACGGACGCGGAGGACGCCGCGACCTTCCTCTTCGGCTGGGGCCCCATGCGGCACTGGCTGCGGGACACCGACCCGCAGGCCACGGAGCATGCCCGGCGCGCGGCGGTCGACGCCTTCCGCGCCTACGAGTCGGACACCGGCGTACGGCTGACATCGCGGCTCTGGCTGGTGACCGCCACCTGGCCGGGAGTCGCGTGAACAAGCCAACCGCGGGGCGGGAGCAGCGATGGAAATGGGGGTATCGGCATGAACCGGCCGCTTCTCTACCTCGACGTGGACGGGCCGCTCAACCCCTATGCCGCCAAGCCGCACCGACGGCCCGCGGGGTATGACACGCACCGGATGAAGCCCGAGGGCTGGATCGCCCAGCACCCCAGTACGCCACGGGCCCACGTGAAGCCGCTCCGGGTGTGGCTCAACCCCGAACACGGTTCCCGGCTGAGGGAGTTGGGGGAGCAGTACGACCTGGTGTGGGCGACCACCTGGGGCGCGGAGGCCAACACGTTCATCGGGCCTGTCATCGGCCTTCCGCGGTTGCCGGTCGTGGACTGGCCCACGACACATGACATACGCCCGGACGGCACGTTCTGGAAGACCCGTCACCTCGTCGCGCACGCCGGGGGCCGCCCGTTCGCCTGGGTCGACGACGACCTCGACGACACCGACCGTGCTTTCGTCGCCTCGCACCACGGGGGCCCGGCGCTTCTCCACCATGTCGATGCCCGGGTCGGGCTGCTCGACACCGACTTCGCCGTCCTCGACTCCTTCGCCCGCGGACTGTGATCCTCGGTGGACCCGGTCGGGGCCGTACAACCTCCGGGCGGCTCGGAGGTCTTCCTTTCCGGGGTGTGTCATGGGACCGGAGCACCAGATCGCCTTCTTCCTGAGGGAGTTGGCGGGTCGCAATACACAGCGTCGCGTGGCGGCGGCGAAGGGGCTGGGCAAGGTCGGCCGTCGCGAGCACGCCTGGGTGCTCGCCGAGACGGCCGGTGACCCGGTGCCCCAGGTCCGCGAGGCCGCGGCCATCGGCCTCGGCCGGCTCGGGGTGCCGGAGGCGGGCGAGAAGGTGCTGCCGCTCCTGATGGGCGACATGGATCCATGGGTACGCCGCAGGGCCTCGCTCGCCGCGATCCACCTTGGGCTGCACGGCGACGGGATCGTGCGTGCCTTCACGAAGCTGCTCGACGACCCGGAGTACCACGTCCGTATCAACGCTCTCGTCGGCCTGACGGCTTTGGGCGTGCCCGGCGATGTCTCGACGCTGGTGAGCCTGCTCGGCGATCCGGACGGCGCCGTGTGGGGACGGGCCCGGAGCCTGATCTACGAACTGCGGGACGATCCGGCCGTGAAGGCCGAGGTGATCCGGACGGCCCGGCAGGGCGACGCCGCCGCACGCATAGAGGCGCTCACCCTGCTGCCGGGCCGGTGCACCGAGCGACTGCTCGACTCGCTGCTCGCTGGGCTGCGCGACCCGTCCCCCGACGTACGGATCGCGGTGGCGTCGCGGCTGTCCGACGTGGAGACGCCGCAGATTCGTGACGCCCTGGCCACCGCGCTTGACGTGGAACAGAGCCCGGCCGTGGCAGCGCGTCTGCTGCGCATGCTGGAACAGCCGGGCGACCAGCAACTGATCGGCCCGGCACGGCGATGGCTGCGCGACCCCGTGGCCGGTCCGGCGGCCGCTCGCACGTTGGGAGAGGTGGACACCGGGACGGCCGTGGAACTCCTGCGCGGCGTCATCGACGACACCGGGGTGCCGGGACCGACCCGTGCCGCCGCCGCGAAAGCCATTGGCGAGTGCGGGAGATGGGACGCCGTGTGGCAGTTGCTCCCGCTGCTCGACGATCCGGACACGGATGTGCAGGCAGGTGCCGTCGACGGCCTGGGCGCAGCCGTCTACAGCGGACTGCGCCTCTGGGAGCGTTGGCCCGTGACCCGCGTTCTGGTCGATCGCCTCGCGGCGGAGCCGAGCACGGCCTGGCGGACGGGCTATGCCCTGATCGGGCTGCCTGACGCACTGCCGGTCCTGCGACGCCTGGCCGACAGTGCCGAGGCGGCCGAGGTCAGGGCCGCGGTGCTCTCGCTACTCGTCCCGGAAGACCTTGATGGCCCAGGTCGCGGCAGATACGGCGCCGAGGAGGACGTACGCCGCTTGGTGCGAGGGCTCGACGACACTGAGGAGCCGGTCCGCTACAGCGCCGCGCTCGCTCTCGAGCAGTGGCTCAGGTTCGGCTTCGCGCTCCCGCCTGGCCGCGAGGCGCTGCACGACCGGTTGGGGACCCTCGCCTCGGACCCGTCCCCGCGGCTGCGGCAGGCTGTCGCCGCCGTGCTCCAGGCTCTTGCGGATCCAGGTGGCCCGAACTGACTGCCACGGAAAACCACCTGACAGGTCGGCGCGAGGGCGCTACTGTCGCTCGCGATGACGACTCACTCTGTTGACAGAATGGGGGTCCCGTCCGCGCAAGGTGAGTGCTGATGCTCACTGACACCGCTTACGAGGATCTCCGCCTTTCCTTCTGGCCGCGCGTGCGAGAGTTCGCCGTGCCGCCCTCCATGATCGAGACCGCGTCCGCCCGCCGCCGTGCCGGGGACTGGGCGGGAGCGTGCGCCGCCGCGGGTGTGGATGTCGATCTCGATCTGCGGTCCCTGGCCCGTACCCGAGGCCGGGACCTCGCCGCCCAAGTCCGCGCGGATCTCCGCCACTTGGCGCCTGACTTGCTGCGCTGGCACATGCCGAGGACCGCTCCCCACGGGTTGCTGCGGCCAGGGCTGACGATCGCCCTGACGCGGTACGACGCGGAGGAGCGTGACGGCCCAGGCACGCGTGACAGCCCCGGCCCGGTGTTTCTTGTGGTCCGGACAGCGCCCGCCTGGGCGGACGCCGGTCAGCGCATCAGTCTCGCGCTGTGGGACGGATCCCATGCCGACGCCGGCGCCCGCCGTCACCCGCACCCCCGGCCGAACCGGCGGTTCCGCCTCGATCTGCACCGTCATCTGTGGGACGCGCGCAGGAGCGATGAGCTACGGGTCCGGTCGGGAGCCGATCGGCCGACCGGCGAAGGCCTTCCCCTGGTGAAGGCCGGCGAGGGCCTCAGCCTGGTGAACCCGGATGTGCCGGAGCCGGTGCCGTGGGATCCGCGCTGTGCCGTCGACCGGTGGGCCGCCGAGGCGCGGATACTGCTCCGCGCCGAGGGACGGTCCACCGGTACCGTCGCCGTGCGGGTGGGATCCGGGCAGCGACTGCTGCTGGACCTGGCCGCGGACGGTGAGGGCGCGGGGTCGCCCGGGTTCGCCCTCGCCGTGGCGCCCACGAAAGGGGCCACCGCCGCGCTGCCGGTCCTGCCCGACGCGGCGACCTGGACGCTGCCCGACCTGGAACTGGTCCGCAGTGGTTCGATCGAGATCGATCGGCTGCATCCGCTGGTCGCTTCGGCGTTGGCACCGGACCACTCCCTGACAGGTCCCTCCCGGACCTCCGGGCGGGTGCCTGCCCGGCCAGGGCAACCGCACCTCGTGGACTGCCGGGGAGAGCAGCACCGGATCGGCATGGTCCACGGAGTCCTGTCCCCACTGGACCACGACCCCGGCGAGATCCGCCGGGAGGAACTCCTCGCCGAGCTGACCGGCACACCGCTCCCCTGCCTCCAGACCATCGACACGGCCCACCGGCATCCGGACTGCCTCACCGGTGTCCGGGAACGCCTCCACCACGGCGACATCGCCGGAGCACTGGCCGTCGTCGAGGGCCTGCTGGGCCCCGACGCACTGCTGCGCGACGGCGCACTGCGGGACGAACTGGAGGCGGCCGCGCGGCGGCGCATCCTCTACGGGCTCTTCCGGGCGGACCTCGCCGGCCCGGGACCCGGCCGCGTCCGCCCGAGTCTGCCTCGCCCTCCCAGCCACCGCTCCCATCCACGCCACACGACCGGCCGCTGATCCAGGGGCGTCTCTGCCTGCCTTCAACTCGCCCCTGTCCTCCGCTCGCCCCTGCCTTCTGCTCACCCCTGCCTCTACTCGCCGCTCCACGAACCCTCAGGTGATCAAACATGCCCTCATACAGCCCGTTCGCCGCGCCCAGCGCACCCTCCGACCCGACGCACATCTCCCAACTCGACATAGCGGGCGACCTGTTGGCCCGTCTGCGCGACACCACCACGGAAGCGCGCCCCGACATCCAACTGGAGGCCCTCACACTGGCCGTCGCCGCGGACCTGCCCGTCCTCCTGTGGGGCGAGCCGGGTATCGGCAAGACCGCGGCGCTGACACAGCTCGCCGCGTCCCTGGACCTTCCACTGACCACCGTCATCGCCAGCGTGCACGAGCCGTCGGACTTCTCCGGGCTGCCCGTCATCGGCGACGATCCCGCGGAACAGGGCGTCCCGATGGCCCCGCCGGACTGGGCGGTCCGACTGGTACGGGCCGGCCGCGGGCTGCTGTTCCTGGACGAGCTGTCCACCGCGCCGCCTGCCGTGCAGGCCGCGCTGCTTCGCCTCGTACTCGAACGGCGCATCGGCGCCCTGCAGTTGCCGCCCGGCGTACGTATCGTGGCCGCCGCCAATCCGCGGTCCTCGGCGGCCGACGGCTGGGAGCTGAGCCCGCCCCTGGCCAACCGGTTCGTCCATCTCCAGTGGACCCATGACCACGACGTGGTGGTTCGCGGACTCGGTGGGACCTGGCCGCGGGCCACACTGCCGCGGCTGGATCCGGAGCGGCTGCCGGAGGCCGTGGGCTTCGCCCGCCGTGCCGTGTGCGAACTCCTCTCCGCCCGCCCCGGACTCGTACACCGGCTGCCCAGCAACGAGACGCGCCGGGGCGGACCTTGGCCGTCACCGCGCAGTTGGGAGATGACCTTGTGCCTCATCGCCTTCGTGACCGCGGCCGGTTCCTCCAGGGAGGTGCTGTCCCTACTGGTCAGGGGAACGGTTGGGGACGGCCCCGGTCTGGAACTGCTGGCCGGCCTGGACCGGATGGACCTCCCGGACCCCGAACTGCTGCTCGCCGACCCGGAGTCCGCCGCCCTGCCCGAGCGCGGGGATCTGCGCCAGGCCGTGCTCGACGGTGTCGTGGCCGCCGTCCGCAAGCGCCCGGACAAGACGCGCTGGGACGCCGCATGGGCGCTTCTGGTGCGGGCGCTGGACACCGGAGCCCCGGACCT contains:
- a CDS encoding alkene reductase, which encodes MTSLFQSHQLGELTLPNRVVMAPMTRVRAAAGGLATPSMATYYAQRATAGLIVTEGVQPSLIGQSNPGTPGLHTEEQQASWQPVTDAVHVNGGRIFAQVMHGGRVSHPDTTGTRPVGPSAVPAVGDVFTPTGPQPAPVPRALETSEVPEHARSYADAARRAVDAGFDGVELHGANGYLISQFLSSNANLRTDRYGGSVAHRIRFAVEAVSETVEAVGAARTGIRLSPGGTFWGVRESEVTELYTALLGELARLELAYVHLEATADEEVLVALRRAWPGTLVMNPVVPMGPKQTGRSEADHWLGLGAELISFGRAFIANPDLVERLRTGVPVAPVDEATYYQGGDAGYLTYPAHQYSA
- a CDS encoding AAA family ATPase translates to MPSYSPFAAPSAPSDPTHISQLDIAGDLLARLRDTTTEARPDIQLEALTLAVAADLPVLLWGEPGIGKTAALTQLAASLDLPLTTVIASVHEPSDFSGLPVIGDDPAEQGVPMAPPDWAVRLVRAGRGLLFLDELSTAPPAVQAALLRLVLERRIGALQLPPGVRIVAAANPRSSAADGWELSPPLANRFVHLQWTHDHDVVVRGLGGTWPRATLPRLDPERLPEAVGFARRAVCELLSARPGLVHRLPSNETRRGGPWPSPRSWEMTLCLIAFVTAAGSSREVLSLLVRGTVGDGPGLELLAGLDRMDLPDPELLLADPESAALPERGDLRQAVLDGVVAAVRKRPDKTRWDAAWALLVRALDTGAPDLVVVPATTLASLRQQDWDVPASIEQLAGAVSISRRADRAAARAAVTTRASR
- a CDS encoding HEAT repeat domain-containing protein codes for the protein MGPEHQIAFFLRELAGRNTQRRVAAAKGLGKVGRREHAWVLAETAGDPVPQVREAAAIGLGRLGVPEAGEKVLPLLMGDMDPWVRRRASLAAIHLGLHGDGIVRAFTKLLDDPEYHVRINALVGLTALGVPGDVSTLVSLLGDPDGAVWGRARSLIYELRDDPAVKAEVIRTARQGDAAARIEALTLLPGRCTERLLDSLLAGLRDPSPDVRIAVASRLSDVETPQIRDALATALDVEQSPAVAARLLRMLEQPGDQQLIGPARRWLRDPVAGPAAARTLGEVDTGTAVELLRGVIDDTGVPGPTRAAAAKAIGECGRWDAVWQLLPLLDDPDTDVQAGAVDGLGAAVYSGLRLWERWPVTRVLVDRLAAEPSTAWRTGYALIGLPDALPVLRRLADSAEAAEVRAAVLSLLVPEDLDGPGRGRYGAEEDVRRLVRGLDDTEEPVRYSAALALEQWLRFGFALPPGREALHDRLGTLASDPSPRLRQAVAAVLQALADPGGPN
- a CDS encoding DUF4419 domain-containing protein, whose translation is MVTFEIDDVTPAPEPLPTRPLGELAVDALAVGGDPSTPVIEPNGVHPLLGAVGRAFADHRRLVLTPDAVWLTIAQGLAQHIRLHAEELRPRLVRHAGRRRLTVAVDGPMPRDPNSWQDAVELFHKLLAAEIDGTGTTADLFECDFSTSTDVERVAGRIVMLDAYAPYFALWMTFVCGIPSITLAGTVEDWQRIRARLDAVADLGMETWCRSLVPMADQFVRAAAGDVDTAFWRRIYSPVDAYGGEVVTGWIARFYPYLTRRGAVTRPNPLLELPLDEPRDLTLDGMFYTGPGVRSDDVPATLSRLVVHINDRVEGDNRVVALHAGLVGVGQDDDGSLRPVAGWHLTSAAVEMDDVIDRIVCDHATTPAQSPDGLWFEGCADVVALYSRVGSATLFDGAWRLRPIADRRTMWRGHRAHSIAIIIDLADGRSLGAVDDSRTGTTHWVVCRIEEAPSDGEDTNRPRFRLVDEPNEVRVYGTSLPLLLDAALDSGGDIAHLETGRLDELDRGIV
- a CDS encoding class I SAM-dependent methyltransferase, with product MTDETIVNTHQAEAWNGYEGTHWADHQTRYDNLNDDANAPLLTAARIKDTDAVVDVGCGNGRLTRLAAGRGARALGVDLSVPMLERARASAAEEKLDNVSFVQGDAQVYPFPEAGFDVAVSRFGVMFFADPVAAFANIGRALRPGGRLAFVCPQAFSRMEQSVIFAAVAEHVPLPDLSQDTKTGPASFADPERTTGVLRDAGFEDADAEAIERTQVWGTDAEDAATFLFGWGPMRHWLRDTDPQATEHARRAAVDAFRAYESDTGVRLTSRLWLVTATWPGVA
- a CDS encoding MerR family transcriptional regulator, producing MRIGELAERAGVSVRSLRYYEEQGLLTSTRSASGQRHYTDYEVERVTFIQRMYAAGLSSRTITELLPCVDSPSEENSDAALERMGQERDRLTAHIAELVQTRDALDGLMTAARAHREQFQAAASA